DNA sequence from the Neospora caninum Liverpool complete genome, chromosome VIIa genome:
GTAGTAGCCGTAGGACGGCTCTTGAGAAGACCCGTTGACAGAGGAGATCTTGGTAGTGTCGCCTGCAAAGACAGCACGCggctcttccgtctctccagaCGTGTAAGTGTATGTGTGGCCCACGGGCGCTCCGCCATCCGCCGCACCATAGGCCTTGTCTTGATCCACTGGGAGTCTTTGCGCCGACAGAGAGGCTTGCCAAGGGCCGTGTGAAGCGCGCATCGAGTCAGCCCGGACCGGCTGGGGCCCAGTCAGCGGCCCCCCCACAACAGCTGGAGTTGCGGTCGTGGACGCCAGTCTGCTGGGCCCGGCCACGTCTTcagctttctcctttttggTGTGGAAAAGATGCTGGTGTGGCGACGCACAATCCGGGATGACCTGACGCACAGCTTGTCCATCGCAAACGTCATCAGGCAAGGATTCTTTGGAGGACGAGGTCCGATCCTTCGTGCTtgcctgcggcgtcgcctccgagTTTGTTCCGTGCACACTCGTATGGGAGCCCGACTGAAACATCAACACTCCCTGAGAGAGGATCGGCGGGCTCGTCTCGCTACTCGGCAGGCCATAATAGCTGCGGCTCGCCACATACTGCTCTTTATGTGAGGCAGTGTTGCCTGTACCCAGTGCGGGGGCGGCAGtcagggaagaggaagtcaCTGCTTGCCGGAGTTGCGGTCCTCTCTGAGCGTAGCTGACCGACGCGGTCGCCAGCTCGGGAAGTGGAATCCCCGACCCAGATGGCGCTCTCGATCGACAGACAGTCGAGACGCCGGAGGCAGCCCCTGTTCCCGCTAGACTGTACAGACGAGCTCCAGGGATTCCTTCCTCAGGCATCGGCGTCGACGACTGTGAACTAGTCAGCGCCGAATGCTTCGTCGAGTGCTCAGCTTGGTACATGTGCACAGTCTTGAGAATCCCTGGCCACGCAACACACAGTCCAACACAGACGGGTCAGAACCACTCGCGGATCAAGTGACCACGGATGCAGCTTCACCATTCTCGGAGCGGCGGCCAGGCGCAGATGCGTCCCTTGCGCAaggctttcttttctgcttaCCCGTGCTGGAAGACGACAGTCCCGCATCCTTGCTCTCGGGCCCCGTCGTCACGTACCCGTACTCGCCATGGAGACTCAcgcccgagaaaaacgagtcTTGACCACTGGGATCCGCAGCTGTGCTTGACGAAGTTGTCGGTGCGTTGTGGCAGTACAGGTGCTGGGATGACCCTGAGGGAACTCCGTGTTTGTTCGGAGCTACCTCGTAGGCTAAAGACACCATTTCACTGTGCGGGCTCCTCATGCTGTTGGAAACTCGCGCAGGCACGCCCAACTGATCAGCAAACAAGACGCCTGAGccggaggaggcagaaaaaaactCCTGGACGAGATACTGAAGCGCCTGACACACGCCGGTTAGACCTCCGCCAACGagacatgcagagacagcagagagtcCGACTGTGGCGTGGAAGCAAGTGGGGGAATGGGACGAAACGACGACGGTTGGAGAGCAAGTGACAGCGCCGTCCTCTTACACGAGTAACCTTTAGGGTGAAATTCCCAAGATAAAAAACAGTCGCCTCCGCAGCAAAACAACCtcagcagagagaggtgagGCAGAGCGTTGGGGGGTCGGTCTGCCGTTGCCCACGAACGGCAAGACACGCCTGGCGCCTGGGTCAAAACGGCGGATTTTTTCTTGGAAAAATCCTGAACAAGAGTGCGGCAGTTCATTCGCTTTCCATTCTCCACCGAAACGCACGCTGAGGAGGTTTTCAATGCTTCCGTCCGCAAGTCGTTCCGGGAAAACACAGGACTAGCGTTGTTACGCGCCAGGGGGCGTGTGCGTCTTGCAAGTCGCGTTTTCCACGTTTCTCGCGATGACacgaggcgcgccgcgcaATGTCAGGAAAGGCAAGTGCGCTGCGAAGCGGCGTGAAAGGCGATCCTTCTGCCTCGAGAAACTCAGCGGAGTCGACGGGCAAAAACTCGGAACTCCGAAAGCGAGGCGGTCTCTCCAGTCTCAAAAGTCTGAAGACACGcaaaaagagcgaaaaaaagtGCCACTGGCAGACGCTCAAAGTTCCCGGATTCGCTAGCTGCCGCCAGTGTTTTCATTTTCGCGCATCTCGTCCCACTCCCCGAGCACTGAACGCTGCGCGCCTCGGTGGCGGGCGATCCTTTGCTGGTTTTCTGAACGCCGTCCGCCGGTGGGTTtagagcgaggaggaaacgcTTGAGGAGTGTCCATTGTGGCGGATCTTGCTCTTCGGGCttcgagacagaaagaagaaggacttGGTTTCTTCAAAAAAAGCCTCCAAAAAAAATGGTGCAAGAAGTGTCTTCGCCATCGAGACagcctgcctttcttcgaTCTCGGGCCTCGCAAAGACCGTCGGCCTATACTCGGAGACCAGCCGCTGCCTCACTCAAGACACACgcgctccctctctttgcCGCGCTTTGTCCCGCGCATACGCGCCACGTCGCACTGAAACCCCGAGGGGTTCTCAGTCCGTAGAGAGCAGCCCCCACCAAGACGGGCTATCCAGTCGGGGATATGCAAACGTTCTCGTGGGTTTCTTCCAAATCTTCTCCACGGGACCACCTAAGGGATATACCTCCCTGTCTTGTGGCGAATTCGTTCCTGCGCTCTGTTTGTCTTGCGCATGACTCctgagaggcgcgcgaggcttACGACTGCCGACTAGCTacccttttcctcgccccgTCCGAATCGCGCACAAAGTGGGAGCGAACGAAAACGCCCatgctctcctttctcgcatGAAACACCAAGCTTTTCTGAGTCGTAATTATCTGGAGTAGTCGCACTTTGCGACACAGTCTCCGCTGACGCTCCGAGGCCCGCCAATCTCGCATCGTCCGAGACTCTGGACAGGTGGGAATGTCTTTTGTCGATGGCGTTTCGGTCTTGACGCGTCCACGCGCCGTTGTTCGTCTAACATCTGTggcctgttctctccgtttaCTCGAGACTTTCTTGTAACAAGTCCTTGCGCCAGGAGTTTACGGTTGTGCCCGGGGACAGAGGGGATCAAGTCACAAACGGAGACGTGACCGAAACGAAGCCGTCTTCGCGCCAAAGCATGCCTCCCGAGACTCTTTCCCGTGCAATAAAACTGCTTAGTCCTGTCCCATTCGAGAGGCCGATCTGCTACGCGCCTCGgacctttctttctcctgcagTTGTCGCATCCGGAAGCGCGATCTGAAGACTCGGTTGCGTCTttcattctcttcttcaactctcttcttctctcccgcgcctctctaTCTGCCTCGCCCCGTCACTATGTGGGCGAGCACACAGACTACGTCGCCGACACGGCAGCGCTCTCacccgtcgttttctctttcgccctcgATGGCCAGCAGACGAGGGGACTTCCTTTGGCGGCACGGACCTCGCGGAGACCAAGAGGAGTGCTTGCTGCCGTCGCGTCGAGACAGGCTCCGTCGGTGCggctcgtcctctcgcgtcgccgctcgGTTCCGACCACGTGCAAGTTCTCGAGAAGCTGCGTTCCTGCCGCTGACGCCGTCAGCAAGTTTCTCTGAAGACGACGGTTCTGGGGCGCAGCCGTTTTgggcttccttctcttctccgctgtctccgactCAGACTTCCGCCGCCCTCTCGCAGAAGGACCGCGTAGAGTCCGCTGTCCTCGACGTCATAAGCCAGGCGGCAGGGAAGGCCGTCCAGCAGGCTCTGGCCAACCACTATtcgacggcgaagcaggGATCGGAAGGTCGAGACGCAGAGCCCGTCACGGAGGCGATGGTCAGAATCATGCCCGGGAACATCGGGATCCGAGCGGAGGCAACAGGCGGCGTAGAGGCGGAAGaccgtctcctgtctcttccgcctttgaCATGTCGCTTCGCCATTGACAGAGATTCGAACGATCCGGCGGGCAAACCGAAAATCCGGCATGTCGCCACGGAGTTAGCTCCAGAGGCACCGGAAGGGGGTCCAGAGGAGCGTCAAAGCAGCATCTCCACTCGGTGCACAATCACTCCGACACCGTCGCTGGAGAatctttcttcgttttcaaCTCCCGCACAGACTGCCCGACACAGGCATTCGCTGCCGGTTCTTTATGCTCCCGCCGGCCCTCTCCCCGTTCTCTATCCCGTGTCTGCGGGCTTCTCTCCTAGCGCTTCGGCCTCCCTCACAGGACTACCCAAGTACACGGATTTCCCTTCCGCAcgcttccgttctctctgccggtCGGCAGCCTTGCTAGACGGAAACCGTTTCAaagaacagaggaaggaactCTCGCGAAGCGGAATGCGCGGCGTGTCGGCAGTGGACGAGAAAGGGATCGACGGCATCCTCTCACAGACGTCGCTATCGGCAACACCACGCGAAGGTGAAGCCGAACAGAGACTGGACGAAACGGGCCTGCGACGGGGTGTATCCACTGCAGAGAGGCTCGAGCTGAGGAAATTGCTCAAAGGCGTCGTCAAACTCTGGAGCACAAAGAAGCAATATGACGTACGttcctgcagagaagaagattCGTCTTCGAAGCCCTTCGTCTGGAGATGAATCCAGGCTGCAAAGAGCTGCGGTAGAACTGTCGCTGAAGAACGACACGATTCGGGTCCCCTCTGTCGACACCGCGTTTGACGGGGCCTGAGGTGTGCACTGTGCTAGCCAAGTGGCGCATGCGGAGAGCTTTTCACCGGGCTCAAAATCTGTACCCCACAACTCGAGCGTCCACTTAGAAACAGTGTGGTGTCCTCCGGCAGAGACGCCATCTGTCTTTTCCACCTgaacggaaggcgaagatgGCGCGTTTCCGAGGGGGGGGGTGGTGGTCAGTGGGAGTGAGCCtgctttccccctcttctgATCGACTTCATCCGCTCGAGCGATGTTTCATCTTTCCGTttgttttcccctttttctctgcgcagAATGCAGTGGATCGGCTCAAGGAGTGGGCTCGAGATCGCTACCTAGCGTCCGGTCAGCTTCCCGACCGCACACAGCTGGTCACAGAAGTGCCAGGTGTACGGTCACAATGTTGTCACTTGAAACTGTCAGTGAAACAGCAAGCGAAGAGCCTCCGACAGCAAATGATGGCTGTGCTGCCTGCCGAGGCaagcgttttctcctccgcgGTAAGTCCGTGCGGTATGTGCCTCAATCCTCCTGTTTGCGTCGCCACGTTCAAAGAAAATTCGTTCCAGTCGATCCTAGAGGTTCACTGGGAGCACAGATTCGATCGCCGAATCAGCTGGCCATCGGGTCGGCGGAGCGCCatggcgaagaggcggctTCTGCGCCGACGCGAAAGAATGCAGTCTTCTTTTGGCGTATGCAGATCAAAGGAATAAGACTTCCTACGGTAGAAACTGTAGTTTACCAGTCATATCGGAGGGCGCCTTACGATGCTGGAAACGAATCTGTCGCTGCGACTGTCTGAGTGGAAGCGACTCCGAAGACGCCCCCCCTCTCGTCCAGCGTTTTGTCGGCGTAGGTCTCCTGGGAAGATCTTTGCCGTTCCAGAGTCGGCCGCTCGCTCGTGTGAAGGACTTCTGGCTTCAACTCCCGTGGCGCTGCGGGCGCGACGAGGTCTCGAACTCCAACACATGACGCGTGGCTGGGGTCGCCAGTGTGTCTTGCGTGTGTCGactct
Encoded proteins:
- a CDS encoding putative kinesin motor domain-containing protein, whose protein sequence is MASRRGDFLWRHGPRGDQEECLLPSRRDRLRRCGSSSRVAARFRPRASSREAAFLPLTPSASFSEDDGSGAQPFWASFSSPLSPTQTSAALSQKDRVESAVLDVISQAAGKAVQQALANHYSTAKQGSEGRDAEPVTEAMVRIMPGNIGIRAEATGGVEAEDRLLSLPPLTCRFAIDRDSNDPAGKPKIRHVATELAPEAPEGGPEERQSSISTRCTITPTPSLENLSSFSTPAQTARHRHSLPVLYAPAGPLPVLYPVSAGFSPSASASLTGLPKYTDFPSARFRSLCRSAALLDGNRFKEQRKELSRSGMRGVSAVDEKGIDGILSQTSLSATPREGEAEQRLDETGLRRGVSTAERLELRKLLKGVVKLWSTKKQYDNAVDRLKEWARDRYLASGQLPDRTQLVTEVPGVRSQCCHLKLSVKQQAKSLRQQMMAVLPAEASVFSSAEDAAVPTKKPAVTHSRKTRAREKEGHACLTIGEKLERIEHLLGTIERALPPQDPEGPNRSGWLGEQEPMDEAVMLRRLLGTFRQVRAVQSQLTTLLRNQGKCVSAKELLHGDCRSAASSTAGRRDSTAPETPDGKDETDHAEENGGRGVSRENGEGERHFSAEQAEVKTLPASPGPKVASTAVTPLLRKKLVEMTAQRDRLEDRLSAVVGLHQKQQELLVDLAKENEKHLSELLTLRGSHRIFGCVYTPNREASTARSWYLPEDEEDPEEAAESAETADTDTASRFALFERLESQAAHELEARRRPPEAGGDACPNREAEMRLSVVKAFLARRSNPLLSLLPGGSRVLLEPGSRRQRRTGAFEFDRVYPAGTPVGNLFQGFADLIQNCVGDGVNLEFHGFLSGLSGHRVG
- a CDS encoding Proteophosphoglycan 5, related — its product is MVSLAYEVAPNKHGVPSGSSQHLYCHNAPTTSSSTAADPSGQDSFFSGVSLHGEYGYVTTGPESKDAGLSSSSTGILKTVHMYQAEHSTKHSALTSSQSSTPMPEEGIPGARLYSLAGTGAASGVSTVCRSRAPSGSGIPLPELATASVSYAQRGPQLRQAVTSSSLTAAPALGTGNTASHKEQYVASRSYYGLPSSETSPPILSQGVLMFQSGSHTSVHGTNSEATPQASTKDRTSSSKESLPDDVCDGQAVRQVIPDCASPHQHLFHTKKEKAEDVAGPSRLASTTATPAVVGGPLTGPQPVRADSMRASHGPWQASLSAQRLPVDQDKAYGAADGGAPVGHTYTYTSGETEEPRAVFAGDTTKISSVNGSSQEPSYGYYSVTSPQTPHMQAVQHLPGYFGPGIDYPSTVYAPGPVPGTYVSYDGGVAYLQHSPMLGESFPSAAYATSYGAEPYYAPPRFSGTYFMDAGGNTHWSAAAPVCSAQMCMQVPESVDNSADALSEVRASHAAAPSVGRGGDQRRASTAMPKGYAASPVGYPVRAEQGSPQPQQCSVQQLVPSVASFYYAGETVPTPLSGDESRGNGTTTHEGRMQGDGGSARTGRRRTRTNWCCDAF